The Celeribacter baekdonensis genomic interval CTGCATACGCAACTTTGCTGCCTCAGCGAGGAACTCGGGATCCTGCACCATGGCATCAAAGGCCTGTCGATACACGGTTAGGATATCCTCGGGCGTGCCGGGCGGTAGGGCAAAACTATATTGAAACAGCTCATGCGATAAAATAAAATCAACAATTTCAATATCTTCAGGCGCTTCAACGAGATCGCGAAGAAGCGGATAAGGTAGGTCAAGGTTAGGGCGGTAGGAGGCCTGCAAAATCGGTGTCATCGTTCCGGGTTCGAACACCTTTTCAAGATCACGCACCCGCAACGAACAATACCCATCCAATTCGCCGCGAATGATCGCCGCTCGTACTGGTGCCGTACCTGAAAATCCCCTAACGATTTCAAAATCAGCATGCAGCGTGTTTTGGACCAAGCGGGTGATAACATCGGTGGTTCCAGAAGTGGTTGCACCAAGTTGGAAAGTTTGTTCCGCAAAGTCCGAGATGTCCGCAATTCCAAGACTGGACGAGACTGCACAAAGGCGTTCTTGCGTCGTTCCGATCCCACCGATCCAGCTGAGCTGGGAAAAGTCGAGTCCAACCAAGGCTGGATCAAAGGTCGCACCGACAGGAAACCATGAGGATATCGAGCCGATAACGGTACCATCAGCGGGCTCTTTGGCGAGCATCATTTTTGCGAGCCTCAAAGACCCCGCGCCATCAACATTTTCAACGTAGATCGACCCAGCCTCTGGCAGGAAACGACCAAGATGGTTTGCCATCAAGCGAGCATTTACATCATATCCACCACCAACGGCAAAACCGACCTTGATGACAATATCCGCATAGGCGCTTATCGGAGCGAAAATCGCCGCGCCCGCCAAAATTACAGCCCAGCCTGTCTTCTTGTTGATCATGTTATCTCCTTTGGATCTTGGTTGGTTGGATCTACGAGCGAACGGCTGAGATTCTGATGGTTTCGTTGCCAGGCATATGCGAGGGGACTTCCCCTCTTCGGCTGTAAGTATGGGTCCCAAGGATGCAGAATGAGGCCGCCTCCAACAGCGTGATCACTTCGTCTTTTGAACGAAAATACCACATCTTCGAGGTCTCCAGAGCTTCCCTGAAGAGGCCGGCCAACAGCTCTGGCGTAATAAGATCGCGATATGGGGAGATCGATTGCAGGTCCAAGATCCTTTGGACCATCTCATCATGAACGGCCAATGGAAATCGTGGTGCGCCATAGGCGGCCATTGGTTTGATCCGGTTCACGGCGCATAGCAATCCACCCGAACTGAGAGCATCAGCCCAAGCCTGCACCACCACCTGTTTATCTTCGGGAGATGAAAAAGGCAGAAGATTATGAGCAACAATCACATCTGCTTTCACGTTCAACCCAGCCCGAAGGTCGGCTTTGGCTATGGAAAGATTGACTCCAAGCCGCTTTGCAGTCCGCACATTTGCTTTAAGAGGAGTGTCGCATAGATCAATGACATGCACCGCCAAATCTGACGGTGGCGACGGCAATTTAGAGAGCATTGCCTTTAGAATGCCATCGTCGGCAGCGCCTGAAATAACCAATTTGCGCGCGCCGGCCCCAACGGCGGCTGCGGTCTGATCTGCGATGAATTCTTTGTCACGCAATGTGGTGGGGAGGAGATTGAAAAGCTGTGTAAACGGCCACGATCCGTGAAACCCTTTACAGTCTTGCGCGCACCCATTTAGCGCATCTTGCAGGATGTCCTGCGCTGTTTCCGCCAGAGCCTGCAGAGTCTCGCCTGTGAATAATGCGCGTTCGTCTCTGACACTCATGACTGAAAGATCCTTTCGACGGGCTCTTCGCCGATGTCCGCGCCGGATCGCCAGTTTTGGGGGGTCGCAAAATGCTCTTCCAGAGCACGCACAATCGGATGTTGAAGGCGCGTCGCCCTCGCCTGCGAGCGCTCATCAGCGCCTGTGGCAAAGAAAATAGACATCGCAGCGTTGGCTTCGAAAAGTATCGCCCGCCGATTTTCAAGATCGACACCAATGTCTAGGCCAAAAAAATCCAGTTTCACACGAACTGGCACCTCGCTGAGCATGTTGTGAAAAACAGGATCACTCATCAATTGCTCTGAGATCGAGGCCTCCCACGCTTCATCCGTTGTTTTGCTGGATGCGGTCTGGTTGTGGATGCGCCAGTTTTCCGCACGCTTTACATGTCGCACAAACATGCGCTCGCCGACATAAACAATCCGAGACTTAATGAAGTCCCCAGATGTGTTTGAGTAATCGACGTATTGGGTCATGAAGTGGGACTTACCTTGCCAATGCGTCTTGTAAACTTTTGGCCAGTCGAACGGATTGTCGATTTTGACAAGATCGCGGCCAGTTTGAGATTTAGCCGGACGCACGAGCACCGGGTAATTGAAACCGTTTGCTTCAAAAGCTCTCTGAAAACTGTTGTTCTCATCAGCCATGAAACGCACACATTTAGGAACGACCAGGTTGGGTATCCCTGCCAAACGTTTTGCGCTGAGATCTCGACGTGTCATCGCCACAGCCCGAGGATGATTAAATATAGGGATTTTGTCTCCAAAGGCCCGGTCAAGACCAATGAGTGCATTGCGATATTCGTCTGCGTCCGCACACATGTTTACAATCCAGCTGCCACCTTTGTATTCAACCGGAGTCTGCGGTGGGTAAAGGAAGGGAACAGACTGTTTTTTAATCTTCGGCAGGAGACTTTCTGGAAATCCAAGGCGGTTAGGCCAAATGTAAAGTGGGCGCCCATGTGGCGCGACCTTCACCATAACTTGGCCACTGTCAGGCACCGCATCAAACAAGATACCTTTTCCTTTTTTGATCTTTACGGACATAGTGAAACTCTTGGAACCTCTTGTTGATTTCATGGGCGCAGTTTTCAGGACCGCTCGACTTGCATCACGTTTTCAAGGGCCCCCGATCTTGCATGGACATGCCTTTGAGCCGTAGCATTAGGTGTGGTTCCCGATCAAAGCGCCTGTAATCTCCGCGTATTAGGCGCCCCCCACGAAGGTCGACTTGGGACCACAGCGAATACTCAATATTTTCGTCCCCTGATTAAAAAAAACCACGCCAAATTGGCGTGGAGAAGGTGTTGAGCTGTGAGGTCGAGCACAGCAAATTTAAACTCGCTGGACACGCTTTCATTCAAATCACTTGGTGCCCTTCAAATCAAATTCTCTTTAGTACATGCCTATCCCCTTTAGAGAAGCGCTATGAGGAAATGGAAACTTTTGCGCATACATCAACTCAAAGGCGCATCACATCGCCCAACTTGAATGATGATTTTAACGCTATGCTTGCCCACCCCGGCACTCATCATCGCATTTACGCCGGTCTTTTTTCTGTGACCATGCAGCACGTCCAACCAGACTTGACCCTGAACTATTCTCACCCTTTCAGAAACTTGCGCAGGCACCTGATCAGACGCTCAGGGTGTCGCGGGAGGACCGTTCGGCAGGTCGGACGATCTCTTTACCGACGTCGATCAGGCGCAA includes:
- a CDS encoding Bug family tripartite tricarboxylate transporter substrate binding protein gives rise to the protein MINKKTGWAVILAGAAIFAPISAYADIVIKVGFAVGGGYDVNARLMANHLGRFLPEAGSIYVENVDGAGSLRLAKMMLAKEPADGTVIGSISSWFPVGATFDPALVGLDFSQLSWIGGIGTTQERLCAVSSSLGIADISDFAEQTFQLGATTSGTTDVITRLVQNTLHADFEIVRGFSGTAPVRAAIIRGELDGYCSLRVRDLEKVFEPGTMTPILQASYRPNLDLPYPLLRDLVEAPEDIEIVDFILSHELFQYSFALPPGTPEDILTVYRQAFDAMVQDPEFLAEAAKLRMQPSPITGAELEDHLDRIQKTPLEVLARAGAMLD
- a CDS encoding class I SAM-dependent methyltransferase codes for the protein MSVRDERALFTGETLQALAETAQDILQDALNGCAQDCKGFHGSWPFTQLFNLLPTTLRDKEFIADQTAAAVGAGARKLVISGAADDGILKAMLSKLPSPPSDLAVHVIDLCDTPLKANVRTAKRLGVNLSIAKADLRAGLNVKADVIVAHNLLPFSSPEDKQVVVQAWADALSSGGLLCAVNRIKPMAAYGAPRFPLAVHDEMVQRILDLQSISPYRDLITPELLAGLFREALETSKMWYFRSKDEVITLLEAASFCILGTHTYSRRGEVPSHMPGNETIRISAVRS